The following proteins are encoded in a genomic region of Comamonas resistens:
- the gspK gene encoding type II secretion system minor pseudopilin GspK, translating to MGRAAFKRMVCVVPVQSQGARQRGAALLAAMLTVVMVATLASAALWQQWRDVEVETAERNRVQAAWLLLSALDWSRVVLQEDSRANRNNPIDHLGEPWAVPLQEARLSTFLAAQKNVTQVGDGMADMQDAFLSGEVIDLQSRLNLRNLYSGRDQAIAPEALKPFVRLFNRLGLPASAVTQIASGLQQAARGSAQNAPLMPRTVRQLAWLGIEPQLLMRIEPYVTLLPEATQVNINTASAEVLYASDEDLDWAGASQLVQLRDSTPFKSVAAARTALGRSNVLDKSAHTVTTSYFEARGRLRLGDNILSQRSLIQRKDMTVTTLWQEQADWGMPAIAQR from the coding sequence ATGGGCCGCGCCGCTTTCAAGCGCATGGTTTGTGTCGTGCCTGTTCAAAGCCAAGGCGCGCGCCAGCGCGGCGCAGCGCTGCTGGCGGCCATGCTCACCGTGGTCATGGTGGCCACCTTGGCTTCGGCCGCACTGTGGCAGCAGTGGCGCGATGTCGAGGTGGAAACCGCCGAGCGCAACCGCGTGCAGGCGGCCTGGCTGTTGCTGAGCGCTCTGGACTGGTCGCGCGTGGTGTTGCAGGAGGACTCCCGGGCCAACCGCAACAATCCCATCGACCATCTGGGCGAGCCCTGGGCTGTGCCGCTGCAGGAAGCGCGCCTGTCCACTTTCCTGGCTGCGCAGAAAAACGTCACCCAGGTGGGAGATGGCATGGCCGATATGCAGGACGCTTTTCTGTCCGGCGAGGTCATAGATCTGCAGTCACGGCTGAACCTGCGCAATCTCTACAGCGGTCGCGATCAGGCCATCGCACCCGAAGCCCTCAAGCCGTTTGTGCGCCTGTTCAACCGATTGGGCCTGCCCGCCAGTGCCGTCACCCAGATTGCCAGCGGCCTGCAGCAGGCCGCACGCGGCAGCGCCCAGAATGCACCGCTGATGCCGCGCACGGTGCGCCAGCTGGCGTGGCTGGGCATTGAGCCGCAGTTGTTGATGCGCATAGAGCCCTATGTCACCCTGTTGCCAGAGGCCACCCAGGTCAACATCAACACGGCCAGCGCCGAGGTGCTTTACGCCAGCGATGAAGACCTGGACTGGGCCGGTGCCAGCCAACTGGTGCAATTGCGCGACAGCACCCCCTTCAAATCGGTGGCGGCAGCCCGCACCGCTCTGGGGCGCTCAAACGTGCTGGACAAGAGCGCGCACACTGTCACCACCTCCTACTTCGAAGCCCGCGGACGCTTGCGGCTTGGGGACAATATACTGAGCCAGCGCTCACTGATACAACGCAAGGACATGACCGTCACCACGCTGTGGCAGGAGCAGGCCGACTGGGGAATGCCCGCAATCGCGCAGCGCTGA